In Magnolia sinica isolate HGM2019 chromosome 12, MsV1, whole genome shotgun sequence, a single genomic region encodes these proteins:
- the LOC131221913 gene encoding ABC1 family protein C21C3.03, mitochondrial-like, with amino-acid sequence MAHLRSPIFATAYRLLAFGNIRRVGNFFLASQTSNFSVARDHGTLATFGLSSTLCRLYSQYKLPSRGTVYKAKENLCRSSYSTNFSVLSASNSMTHHAQVAWRRLSQICSYSGPAFPPISRIACAVSLAFTRSHLVPSVFAFILGEVAWTQRTWADAEPFPSQNTLYTRAQDGHIYFTSLFFSFLEGFILFVRAIYLMILFSPTLAMAPFADSFGVQFRKLWLHLVHLTLERAGPAFIKWGQWAATRPDLFPRDLCTELANLHSKAPAHSFAYTRKTIEKAFGRKLSEIFEDFEEAPVASGSVAQVHRASLRFRYPGQQVKPILVAVKVRHPGVGESIRRDFTIINLFARVSLFIPTLKWLRLDESLQQFAVFMMSQVDLAREAAHLSRFIYNFRRWKDVSFPKPLYPLVHPAVLVETYEQGESVSHYVDELEGNARVKRALAHIGTHALLKMLLVDNFVHADMHPGNILVRVPQAKSSRKGLFKSRPHVIFIDVGMTAELSKSDRVNLLEFFKAVAVRDGRTAAQCTLRLSKQQNCPNPEAFIEEVGRSFDFWGTPDGDFVHPAECMQQLLEQVRRHKVNIDGNVCTVMVTTLVLEVMPYIIWMCIA; translated from the exons atggcccacctccgcTCACCAATCTTCGCTACAGCCTAcag GTTGTTGGCATTTGGAAACATTAGGAGAGTTGGGAATTTCTTTCTTGCAAGCCAAACATCTAACTTTTCAGTTGCGAGGGATCATGGGACACTTGCTACATTCGGACTATCTTCCACCCTATGCAGACTATATTCACAATATAAGCTTCCTAGTAGAGGGACAGTATACAAAGCCAAGGAAAATCTTTGTAGGAGTAGCTATTCTACGAACTTTTCTGTCCTTTCAGCAAGCAATTCTATGACACATCATGCCCAAGTTGCTTGGAGAAGGCTTTCTCAGATATGTTCATACAGTGGTCCAGCTTTTCCACCGATAAGTCGGATTGCATGTGCGGTTAGCTTGGCCTTCACCAGATCACACCTGGTTCCTAGTGTTTTTGCCTTCATTCTAGGAGAGGTAGCATGGACTCAGAGGACCTGGGCAGATGCAGAACCCTTCCCATCCCAGAATACACTATACACTCGAGCACAAGACGGGCACATTTATTTCACTTcgttatttttttcatttctggAGGGCTTTATTTTGTTTGTAAGAGCAATCTATTTGATGATTTTATTTTCTCCTACCTTAGCAATGGCTCCGTTCGCAGATTCTTTTGGTGTTCAGTTCAGGAAATTGTGGCTTCATCTGGTCCATCTTACTCTGGAAAGAGCTGGTCCAGCATTCATAAAATGGGGCCAATGGGCAGCTACTCGACCAGATCTCTTTCCTAGAGATCTATGCACTGAGCTGGCCAACCTGCACAGCAAAGCACCAGCACACAGCTTTGCATACACTAGAAAGACAATTGAGAAAGCATTTGGTCGCAAGCTTTCCGAAatttttgaagattttgaggAGGCACCCGTAGCATCTGGAAGTGTTGCACAAGTGCATCGGGCTTCTTTGAGATTTCGATACCCAGGTCAACAGGTCAAGCCCATTTTAGTTGCAGTAAAAGTTAGGCATCCGGGTGTTGGTGAATCAATTAGGAGGGATTTCACAATTATTAATTTGTTTGCCAGAGTTTCATTGTTCATCCCGACATTGAAGTGGTTGAGACTGGATGAAAGTTTACAGCAGTTTGCTGTTTTCATGATGTCTCAAGTTGATCTCGCGAGGGAAGCTGCCCATTTGAGTCGTTTCATTTATAATTTCCGCAGATGGAAGGATGTATCCTTTCCGAAGCCTCTATATCCGCTTGTGCATCCTGCTGTTTTGGTTGAGACATATGAGCAAGGAGAAAGTGTTTCGCACTATGTTGATGAGCTTGAGGGGAATGCTCGAGTTAAGCGTGCTCTTGCTCATATTGGGACTCATGCACTCTTGAAGATGCTTCTG GTGGACAATTTTGTTCATGCGGACATGCATCCCGGGAATATCCTTGTCCGTGTACCTCAGGCCAAGTCTTCACGTAAAGGACTGTTTAAATCCAGGCCTCATGTCATTTTCATTGATGTCGGCATGACGGCTGAGCTTTCTAAGAGTGATCGTGTGAATTTGCTGGAGTTCTTTAAAGCTGTTGCTGTTAGGGACGGCCGCACTGCTGCACAATGCACTCTAAGATTATCGAAGCAACAGAACTGCCCAAATCCAGAGGCCTTCATAGAG GAAGTTGGGAGGTCATTTGATTTCTGGGGCACCCCAGATGGTGATTTTGTCCATCCTGCTGAATGCATGCAGCAATTGCTAGAGCAAGTTCGGCGGCATAAAGTCAATATTGATGGCAATGTTTGCACTGTGATGGTGACCACTTTGGTTCTCGAGGTAATGCCTTACATCATTTGGATGTGCATAGCTTAG